A stretch of Brassica rapa cultivar Chiifu-401-42 chromosome A08, CAAS_Brap_v3.01, whole genome shotgun sequence DNA encodes these proteins:
- the LOC103835977 gene encoding ubiquitin domain-containing protein 2, with protein MGCSSSTAKAEGRKEKIRRPKSWKHPQPISRAELTQMREEFWDTAPHYGGKKEIWDALRAAAEEEDLSLAQTIIESAGVIVHNNDLTICYDEKGSKYELPKYVLRDPSNLIRTK; from the exons ATGGGTTGCTCTAGTTCAACAGCCAAGGCAGAAG GGAGAAAGGAAAAGATTAGAAGACCAAAATCATGGAAACATCCTCAGCCAATATCAAGAGCAGAGCTCACACAGATGAGAGAGGAGTTTTGGGACACAGCTCCTCATTATGGAGGCAAGAAAG AGATCTGGGATGCGTTAAGAGCTGCAGCAGAAGAAGAGGACTTATCTCTTGCGCAAACCATAATCGAGAGTGCTGGTGTGATTGTTCACAACAATGACCTCACCATTTGTTACGATGAGaaag GTTCCAAGTATGAACTGCCTAAATATGTTCTAAGGGATCCTTCAAACTTGATCAGAACCAAATAA